The stretch of DNA ACAAAGCTCGTCGTTATCTTCAGAACGTAGTGACATACAAACTCAAACACTTTCTGAAGTCGTTCTAGTTACTGCTTAGAAGAAAAAAGGAACAAAAGTTTGCGAAGATTGAAATCTCACCAGCCAAGTGCTCTCGGTGAgcaaggaggcggcgctgcaCCTGGGGGAGGATGTAGAGGAGGTGGAGCTTCTTGGGAGAGGGGCCGTACAGGAAGGTCCGCTGCTCGGGTGAGGGAACCAGGAGGCAGCCCAACTTAGTGCTCGGGTAAGGATGCTCGTGGAGGAGGAGGCCCTGCTCGGGGGATAAAgcttgaggaggaggaggcctgCTCGGGGGAGGAAACTTGTGGAGAAGGTCGCTGTTGTGGTGGGGATGGAGAGCGGTCGGCGGCATTCCTCGAAAGGAAGCAGGCGCTGGGTGCGCGGGGGATGGGGACGAGGCGGTGAAGGGTGCTCGGCGATGACTAGGCGGTCGGCGGCGACTGTGTTTGGGGAGGAAGCCGGCGCTGCGGTCGAGTGgttggtggcggcggtggcggcggcggcggtggcgtggTCGGGGTTGAGGGTTAGGTTTTGCAAGATTTGGGGAAGAACTGGTGGGGCTCAAGCTGACGACCAAAGGAACCCTTGTGAATATTTCCATCTCGCGCGCCCTTTGTCCCGCGCGAGCGCGCTTGGCCCAGTTGTTTTTTTAGAAACGGCCCAACTACTTTGGTTACGCGTAGCATATACTCCCGGCAGACAACAGGCCGTGGTTTAGTTGGGCCGGCAGATAAGATGACCTGCCAAGTGGACATCGTTGCCAGCAGTTTGGATGCCCTCTTTGTTAACTTCTCCCGGCAGTTTCTCTGCCTGTAAGTACTTCTACCAGCAGTTATTCAATTCCCGACAGTTCATTTGCCCTTGGTTGGGTATTTCTCCCGGCAGTTAACTGCCCCTAATTAGGTGTTGTGGTGTAgtgtcgttggatgtaaatccaacggctaacatgtcagaatcattttttgactaaattgacaacgacttgcgttggcttcgacctattggcccatatttcagcctccaaaaatgtggcacgtattcaacccatttttcagaatttacagtcttttttgtgcggtagaatttacagtcaacttgatcttttttttgaattacaacCATTAGCTGGACTGgatgaacaaataatgtagcgtacATGCGgcctatttattttatttcctaaaaaattacaggccatttgcactttctcgaaatacacgattttgctgggccgattctaattataatgttgggttgggccagcaatgttatcaaaaaataaaaaagggctgagcattttgttataaatatatttaaataataagtgatattattacattcgtccttaaatcttaccaagctttttgtacacaatcactaggattttcgtgtcaaaacaatccaggattttatttgttaagaaattattttataaattaataagatgtgggatattgttttcttacatatgtaagtatctattaaatatatgatgacaacaaaaataatatataataacatataaaataatttaaatatatataatatagttagaagggaaacataagttggacctggcgttcctattcttatatagaaaaatagaatagacctctgcgttttcttcaaaaaaatacataaattgggctgccaaaaataaaacctcggatgggaggtccataggccggtcgatacatgacggccctaagaaaatacaaataGGCCTATGGACCTCCGATCTGAGGTTGTGGgttgcgcatgttaaaaatgaaagcctagacggggcagcccaaaaccacatccaacacttgccaaaacttcgtccctcgtttttctctgtgtttcgcacactcgacattgtgtgggcattttgactgtgcatcatatgaagatgtgctatgcatgaatgttgatcagcatgatgttaactggccggtagttccagtttcgaccatgaataaaacttccaacatgatgttaaccccatttgaaaaggccgtgttaatataaatgctctgcctctgaaagttgcagtttcttatctgaaactgaacttgcagtttcttatctgaaactgaaacttgcagtttcttctctgataatcacattgtctgcacttttatactcctatgaaactacattttttaagtgctaaaaatagatctctagaattcataaaatacttcatatgctcaatactgcaaatctgaaattcaaaagacattcatatctgaaagtactctcaaaatacacaacacaaaacacaattcacaacctgcaaatgctgacaaccctaagctcctcctgacaattcacaacttgcctgactattgggctgggggggcagccccctcctattcctcggcggcagatagccgccccgtgagatgatgtgaacggcgagggagacgatggcggggaagcgtcgtcgggccaactgcttttctcctcttccagttgggttcggtcgatgAAGACTCCACCAGCTCACTCTGGCAGGACAaactcacaaacggcaccctgtagatgctcgatccttcaatctctggtggatgctccatctgggatcgatactcccaccaccgctccctcacgatcggattcgatgaatctgtttgctccatggcctagaggagcagctctatgtactccggcacgactccctccgggagtatcgccaccttttcgctctgttgcagatatttggccatggatgtcgtcgtcgccgctagttggtccttgttgtcaaaccaagactgtatctccaacattctagctagcttcacagggtcgccgtctgcgatcctcacgtatcggtcgtactcctccatcgatctacttctccacagcaccttcactcgccggcggtggtttttgaatggaagaggagaggagcagtgctggttttggattagaatgggagaggagcgacgctggttttggactggaataggagaggaggggcggtggttttgaaatggaagaggagaggagcggcgctgcatttagattggaacaggagaggagcgacagtggtttaagaggagaagagcggcgctggtcttggaagtattttttgttgttttgcttattttgggtcaaagtttgaccacgtattatatttgacaagcaaaatgtgaatgcatgtcaccaaaaattgtatcgtttgattcgtatctgaatgtactttcaaattatattatttttgcaacgtataacatatattttatgtgcgaaaatcatggtcaattatgacccagaataaaagggagactagttaatgtggggtcgctttcttgattgaagggtaaattgattttgattttgatccagtcacagcgcgccggccctctcgtccaatcctaaatcgctgctgcatgctcctctccctcttctccattgcaaaatcacctcctctcctctccatcatctccattccaaaaccaccgtctcgcctctccctcttctgatcttctccatttcaaaaccacctcCTCATGCACGTGGCCCGGAGGtgcagttgtcgtcattttgatctgaagtgccggattataacatataacacaaaaaaatgccacatgacaagaaatcataacctcactgcccaaaggagacaacatgaatctcgacggacaaactagacaaggaacaaagctcaaattaaagataaactcgtagaaaaggggtccgtcgatagatgtcctaattaacatagccggcttgacctagatggcagccgagtagtcactgttcgtgcatgtgcccccaatgactagcccaactcagttgtcgctgtttaaccctcgctgtgatccgaagcacatgacacctaattttgcaagatgacaagaaacctttttttagatttctcaccacaactacagccatgtacaacacagcctgcacgatatgtagacgatagccaatccaggtgtgtctgctggagtctggtcacatgcatggacgaactgatcttccgtgtctcgcagggatcgtccaggcaccaacgtagtacaacacttctctagtactatcgctcgtctcactcttaagtcacctgacttgcggggccggggagtgtgcctatggtcggttctcaattgccATCCCACATGTGCGTGCAAATGCAATATGACGCACGTTCCATTCAGAGAGCagcgtgccagaccgaccgaccgtctggggtgtgacgcgaacgcgacgggcgtgctgtatactccgtacatgtgtaccgccgttttctagacgctttgctccatggcgcgggcgcaatccatggatacaaaattagtatactgtatactatttaaaattcgagggtggggcttttcctgcgcggtaggcggcggggcagttcctcctagtcggttcgacagagacgcgagaagacgagggagtaggctgctgcaaatgtagggctgtgtgatttgacagcgagttactgttggacaggtggggccccgtgatcatgggagaatggaaagccactaccctgccgttcgcacgctggcagttcactcctactcgtccccgcacgtccttcaatactatggcggttcgctcctagtcgtcccgtccattcacattatggcagttccactaatcctaaccctcctcacaaatccatggcatcccaaatctccacgatcggcggtgagtacaaggttagaaccatcaccggcgatgagttcgatgtcatctacacccgttcttccgcgacggtgaaaggatgcctttctcgcttcagacgcatgttcgaagactcagatgatgagtgggtcgctgggctagatgttgagtacaccacagtcctgggacgagagaaggatctaaaggacgaagagaggaagaagcccgccgtgatccaggtttgcatgcatgacttatgcttggtctaccacatatgccatgtcgACGTTGaatgccaggattttaaggacttcctccagagcaacctagtcaaattcgttactgtagactttggtaacgacaaagaagtcctgcgtcggataggcctcgttgtaggcaacaccttcgacctccagaagaatcggctggtgtcctctcgtcagccttcaatgctgaccctggcaggagccatggttcatccttcgtacggtaaactggagaaacctccatacacgtttcatcatcatgcatggcagcggaatgtactagatatagaccacatccactacctgcaatggatggctacctttgcttcaatatctacaagggttggatgaagagcaacagccaagtgtgcggttcaagcaaagaagtatcggccaagaggaagagggacaaggacgaagtcgaggacgtggacgaggactccgagtaaggtggcagtgtcgttgctcatggtggttctaatgcagtgtctaccggaatagttgcaaagtttaatttcaggtgtgcttaatttaatttgaggggtgtgttgtgctgagcccccagcagaactatgttatgtttcttctcgttactttaactctttagtacgtacatactagtatttcttacatttcatcttttagttggtatagtactaccactcgtttcttcacattatatacgtacaatatatatggccaacatcatatagccagcagtttagttgtcaaagaatttcagggtgcttagttttgtcaaagaattccaggatgcttagagggtgcttggatcctgtaacatcccaaattttcaatttggaatgttatacatagatcattcatgcatatcatattttattacattttcgttccgcaatcctcaaaaatcctaagcaactcaaggaacctcggagagagttggggatttcccggttttcatatttgatttttatcaaataatgaaacgaggatttttgattttgattatttttctctccgaaaaatatttcataataaaatatatgagaggatataatatgacttctccaaaataattgaaatattggaggaaaaatattaaaatcaaatattggattttatttggattttatttgcattagaaaaattgcacgttttcaaaattgcattttagggccaagaaaatgttcaccttgttctaaatattttatttagacagtgaaaatttgttttggcgtttttagatttttattttattttctaggatttattttctgTTCGGCGGAATTTTATATAAAAAAACCGTGCCTAGGCCGACTGGGCTgaagcccagccgccggcccaactcccgccgccgccgtcttccGCGCGgagccttgccccctcctccaagccaccccgccccgcccctttataagccgccccaacccccgccaccaccaccacaagccgccgccgccgcctcccgcgccaagccgccgccgccgcttcgccgcgccgcgccgcaaGCCCGCTGCCGAGCCCTGCCTCGCCGGAGAGGTAACGCGCCGTTCTGCCGCCGCccgttttttttagaaaaccgattCGGTTTTTTAAGAAAACCCTAGTTCGTATTTTTAGATCGGTTCACCG from Triticum urartu cultivar G1812 chromosome 3, Tu2.1, whole genome shotgun sequence encodes:
- the LOC125548464 gene encoding uncharacterized protein LOC125548464 yields the protein MPPTALHPHHNSDLLHKFPPPSRPPPPQALSPEQGLLLHEHPYPSTKLGCLLVPSPEQRTFLYGPSPKKLHLLYILPQLRMTYKFMAKAATSVRNHKQAEGVIILVFKS